Proteins encoded together in one Branchiostoma lanceolatum isolate klBraLanc5 chromosome 11, klBraLanc5.hap2, whole genome shotgun sequence window:
- the LOC136444483 gene encoding toll-like receptor Tollo → MEIKYPSLILSVALLLLLFSCSCNTGASGETPCTCELRHGEGGVPQSSAFCQCPTISSLSSQDIPNYDNITTMVVSCQAVESPVDLSLSDLSSIQSLSLYNCFYVVLNSTFRSLPSLRKLVLDGCDLDNDPCSYFWVRSDSFLGLPNLEELKLLAAADVPKLRGLPSLESLTLAYIYQGVLIKNYTLVIQYPNLLQFTLTGSVSETYKVDVLLLDMPLLERVNITYNPQSLNWIVLPENLFKHTPGLKELSLTHDSIRVLSQLVLHPATNLTKINLSNNNIRYVPPRFFEGQAKLVEVDLSDNQIWYIAYNTFFDLVTMEILDLSNNVLTSLETGTLKGLLNLRIIDMSKNSLGHLPADIFADCTNLTELQISNNNISSLDDTIFHPLTKLEGLYLNYNELQRISGRLFQNQTSLQVLQVGVNRLQAVDFAWFSHMSALNQLLLPINNIQTVSSWGVLKSSFRGNLQVDLVANNINRLPYREIIQLASLGQSKPQLPQVLLNFNPYNCDCEVLPVNQVLSLPRATETFPDLVNISCWNPPELRNLQVSHLPPSSFKCFFKEQCPGSCSCYSQGMKYTDDALKRIVNCSVTGLTQVPSMFPENLTLVDLGGNSFPKLTVQSFSNFTDAKTMILSKNDISTFEPGTFKNMNSVRILYLDGNNISTIEENTFQGLDSLEVLFLNNSGVKNVHSSSFSHLRHLKELHLQDNDLQHLSKETFKRPSRLQVLDIGHNPLMCNCDLLAFKEWAETNVQSVSFDFNVTCGNHGNKLFTSVAHVVKRELSCAPGSQYVYVIIALGMVVAMLVVVLLVYQYRGFLQVWLYMKCGWRFDPKDDGDDKTYDAFISYSSRDELVVIRELAPGLEERGFNLCLHYRDFPVGACIATTIIETVETSSRTIILLSQNFVDSEWCALEFKAAHRQVLEDRRNRIVVIVLDDLELQNVDKDLQFYLKTNTYLKWGDPWFWSKLCYALPRVGRGADKQSSDSEHIDMKDVTSQDSGIEMTEIYENKTVET, encoded by the coding sequence ATGGAGATAAAATATCCTAGCCTGATACTGTCAGTAGCGTTGCTGCTGCTACTCTTCAGCTGCAGCTGTAATACAGGTGCTTCAGGTGAAACACCGTGCACCTGTGAGCTGAGGCATGGAGAGGGGGGAGTACCACAGTCTTCAGCGTTCTGCCAGTGTCCCACCATCAGTAGCCTGTCGTCACAGGACATCCCCAACTATGACAACATCACAACCATGGTGGTATCTTGTCAAGCCGTAGAGAGCCCAGTAGACCTATCACTGTCCGACCTAAGCTCTATCCAAAGCCTCTCACTCTACAACTGTTTCTATGTGGTACTAAACTCGACCTTCAGGAGTCTACCAAGTCTGCGCAAGCTCGTGCTAGATGGCTGCGACCTTGACAATGACCCCTGTAGCTACTTCTGGGTGCGGAGCGACAGTTTTCTGGGACTCCCAAACCTGGAAGAGCTCAAGCTCCTTGCCGCGGCCGACGTACCCAAACTCCGCGGCCTCCCAAGTCTGGAATCCCTCACGTTGGCATACATTTACCAGGGAGTACTAATCAAGAACTATACACTGGTCATACAGTACCCTAACCTGTTACAGTTCACCCTTACTGGCAGTGTTTCAGAGACTTACAAAGTGGACGTACTACTGCTAGACATGCCCCTATTGGAAAGAGTGAACATCACATACAACCCTCAATCTCTCAATTGGATTGTTCTTCCAGAAAACTTATTCAAGCACACACCAGGGCTTAAGGAACTGTCTCTTACACATGACAGTATCCGTGTCTTAAGTCAGCTTGTTCTCCACCCTGCAACGAACTTAACAAAGATCAACCTCTCTAATAACAATATCCGCTACGTCCCCCCTCGTTTCTTTGAGGGACAAGCCAAACTTGTTGAGGTGGACTTGAGTGACAACCAGATTTGGTACATCGCCTATAACACATTTTTCGACTTAGTTACCATGGAGATTTTGGACCTTAGCAACAACGTTCTGACAAGCCTAGAGACAGGCACTCTTAAGGGTCTCTTAAACCTCAGAATCATAGACATGTCCAAGAACTCCCTCGGACACCTGCCAGCTGATATCTTTGCTGACTGCACGAATCTCACCGAGCTACAGataagcaacaacaacatctcCTCCCTGGATGACACAATCTTCCATCCCCTCACCAAACTCGAGGGCCTCTATCTGAACTACAACGAACTGCAGCGCATCAGTGGGCGGCTGTTTCAGAACCAGACCAGCCTACAGGTGCTCCAAGTAGGGGTGAACCGGCTACAGGCAGTTGACTTCGCCTGGTTTTCCCACATGTCCGCTTTAAACCAGCTGCTTCTTCCTATCAACAACATCCAAACTGTCTCCTCTTGGGGGGTTCTTAAGTCTTCCTTCCGTGGAAACTTACAAGTGGACTTGGTAGCCAACAACATCAACCGTTTACCTTACCGTGAAATCATACAGTTGGCATCTTTAGGTCAAAGTAAACCCCAATTACCTCAAGTATTGCTTAACTTCAATCCTTACAACTGTGACTGTGAGGTCCTACCTGTCAACCAAGTCCTATCGTTACCCCGGGCAACGGAGACGTTCCCTGACCTGGTAAACATTTCATGTTGGAACCCACCTGAGCTAAGAAATCTTCAAGTCTCACACCTGCCTCCCAGCTCCTTCAAGTGTTTCTTTAAGGAGCAGTGCCCTGGGTCTTGCTCCTGCTACAGTCAGGGGATGAAATATACTGATGATGCTCTGAAGAGAATTGTCAATTGTTCAGTCACAGGACTAACACAAGTCCCTTCGATGTTTCCAGAAAACCTTACTTTAGTAGACCTTGGTGGTAACAGCTTTCCTAAATTGACTGTTCAAagcttttcaaactttaccgACGCCAAAACCATGATCTTATCTAAAAATGATATCTCAACATTTGAGCCAGGAACTTTTAAGAACATGAACTCAGTACGGATCCTTTACCTAGATGGAAACAACATATCTACCATTGAAGAAAACACATTCCAAGGCTTGGACTCACTCGAAGTCTTGTTCCTGAATAACTCTGGTGTGAAAAACGTCCACTCATCAAGCTTTTCACACCTGCGGCACCTGAAAGAACTTCACCTGCAAGACAACGACTTACAACATCTGTCAAAGGAAACCTTCAAAAGACCATCAAGACTACAGGTGTTAGATATAGGGCATAACCCTTTGATGTGCAACTGTGATCTGTTGGCATTTAAGGAGTGGGCGGAGACAAACGTCCAGTCTGTCTCCTTCGACTTTAACGTCACCTGCGGTAACCATGGAAACAAATTGTTCACGTCTGTAGCTCATGTTGTCAAGAGAGAGCTGTCCTGTGCACCTGGTAGTCAGTATGTGTATGTCATCATCGCACTAGGAATGGTAGTAGCAATGTTGGTTGTTGTACTGCTGGTTTATCAGTATCGAGGCTTCCTACAGGTGTGGCTGTACATGAAGTGTGGTTGGCGCTTCGATCCAAAAGACGACGGCGACGACAAAACGTACGACGCCTTCATCTCGTACAGCAGCAGGGACGAACTTGTCGTGATACGGGAGCTCGCGCCTGGACTGGAGGAGCGCGGGTTCAACCTCTGCCTGCACTACCGCGACTTCCCAGTAGGGGCGTGCATAGCAACAACCATCATAGAGACCGTGGAGACCAGCAGTCGGACCATCATCCTCCTCTCGCAGAATTTCGTGGACAGCGAGTGGTGTGCCTTGGAGTTCAAGGCCGCACATCGACAAGTTCTGGAGGACCGACGGAACAGGATCGTGGTGATCGTCCTGGACGACCTTGAACTTCAGAACGTGGACAAAGACCTTCAGTTTTACTTAAAGACAAATACGTACCTGAAGTGGGGAGATCCCTGGTTCTGGAGCAAACTGTGCTACGCCTTAcccagggtggggaggggggcagacaaACAGTCATCCGACTCTGAGCACATTGACATGAAGGATGTCACAAGCCAAGACTCAGGCATAGAAATGACAGAGATTTACGAAAACAAGACTGTTGAAacataa